Below is a genomic region from Vibrio cortegadensis.
ATCTCGGTCGTCCGCTTGTTGAGGTATTTGCTTTAACGTCTCTTGTGCCATCCCGAAGGTATTGTAAAGCTGACCATCGAGATCATTTCGATCAGTCACCACCACGATCGTCGGGTTATTCATTGCGGCTTGTTGCAATAACTTACTCGCGTAGCAAACCATAGAGATGCTTTTGCCACTGCCTTGCGTATGCCAAACCACACCAGCTTTACCACTCCCTTGTTTAATTTTTTCTAAAGCAGGTATAGTGCTCTCAAGGAAGTTACCAGATGTATTGGCGGCACGAACCGTCGCCTCAACAGCCGCTCTCACCGCGTGAAACTGGTGATAGCCTGCAATCTTCTTGATAATTTTGTCATTGTCAGTTTCAAACAACACAAAGTAACGGATGTAATCGAGCAATAAATCTTGCTTAAAGAAGCCACGAACCATGGTTTCTAATTGAAACTCCAATAATGGTCTATCGTCCTCCGTAGCGACGGTTTTCCAAGGTAAGAATCGTTCTTTATTAGCCGTCAGTGAACCAACACGAGCCGTCCACCCATCGCTAACAACCAGCGCTTCATTGAAAATAAACAGATCTGAAATTTCATCTTTGTAGGTTTGAAGTTGATTAAAGGCATTCCAAATGTCGGCATGCTCATCGGCTGGATTTTTCAACTCAATAACAGAGATGGGCAAGCCGTTAATAAACACCAAAACATCGGGACGGCGATTCCCTTTTGTACCTGTAATCGTAAACTGATTCACGATAAGGAATTCATTGTTATCAGGCGTCGTAAAATCCATTAACTGAGCGTGAGTATGCTTTGTCTTTGATTCGCCGTCTTCAACAATCGTGTATTCGACAGGCACCCCTTCAATCACAAACTTGTGGAAGGCGCGGTTGTTTTTAATAAGAATTGGCGTATCGGGGGAAGATACCGTGTTAACCACATCATTCAGTGCCTCTATCGGAAGCTCTGGATTGATGATTGCTAATTGATTTAATAGCCGTTGCTTTAAAACAACTTGATGATAATCATCACGCTCTGGAGAATCTCCATCAGGTGCGATGTCATAGCCATTTTTATACAGATAACCTTGGTCGGTGAACCATCTAATACATTCTTTTTCTAACTGGTCTTCAGTGATCATGTCTCGGCTCCACCCTCAAAAGTAGTATTTTTTAATTTATCACTTGCCACTTGAAGTGGAAATTTAAACGCTTTTTCGAGTAAGATCATGTGCTCAACTAACCAGTCAATCATCTCTTGCCATTGTTCTCGATCGTACCCATCAAACTCTTTTCGTAACTGAACTCTAGATGCTTTTTTATCATCTAACCGCAACCACTCCAAAGGTTGACCAAAAGAGGATTCGATTGGACTGATCTGTTCTAGTAACTGGTCAAACAAGAACTTGTTTTCCAAACCTCCAGCACGAGTCATTTCAAGTTGAACTCGAACCTCTCTAACACCAAAGATCAAAGTAAACGGACAAGAACGAACACCAGAGCCAGCACTTAGCCAGTGATCTTTGCTTGGATTGATATTGTTAAACAAATCGCATTGACTACTCTTCATGGATTCTAATGCTCTCTCCCAAAAAGCCATTCGGATTCGGTGTCGATTCTTAAGTTCTGCTTCTGTGTTCTTTTCTTCAGCTTCTTTGGCATTCATTCCAATCATCAATTCCTTAGCTTCAGGAGTCGGAATGATTTGCTCAACGTTAAGAAAAAGATCTTCAGCCATTGAATAAGGCGTCACTTTAAAACATTGAACCTGAATGCCGTGATTCAATAACCACAATGCCGTACTTGTTACTTCTTTTCTAAAGTTGGCTGCAACTAGCATCAAGCGTTGATTCATACCAGAGTTAAGAACGACTTCACTCAAATCAGGAGCATCTAGAAATTCACATAATTGAGATTTTGCATCACCACCACCGCAATACTTAATTAGATAGCCCTGATAAATATCGACAATTTGTGACTTGGTTAGATTAGAACAATAAGACGCATATTTAAGAGCCTGCCACATGACATCACGACCAGTATCATCAAGCTTGTTTTCTATAATGATAAGGTTCCCGTCTTTATCCATCGCTAATAGATCAAGACGCTCTCTCGTATCATCAAACCCATCGAATTCTTTTTGAATGATAAGTAGCTCTTCGCCTAAGGCGTCTGGTTGGTTCGCTAACCATTCTTGCAGGTGATCACGTTCTCGAAAACCAAGATCACTAAAACGTTTAGTTTCTATTCTTGAAATTCGGTTGGATTCCTTATCAATTTTAAACACGTCTTATTGTCCTTATCTTAAACGTCTAACACTTTGTCTAAGTCGATTTCGCCGGAAAGCAATTTAGGAAGTAGCGTGTCACGCAGTGCGGCCAACTGGTTACTCTGAAGTCGCAAATTAAGTCCTTGATTGATTAATGGCATCAAAACTTCATCCATTTTGTCTCTTAGTTCCTTTGGAGGAATGACACATAATGATTCACTCAGGTGACCACGTTTTATATGTCCCATCGTTACTGCTTTGTCTTTAGCAATTTGCTGGAATTTCACCAAATGGTGTTTTGTCCAGAACAGGTATAACGGTAGGTTATATTCTTCACTCGTAACCTTGAAAAGATGTTGATTTAAAGCAGCATTACCACCAGTCCATAAATCAATCATCAAGGAGCCTGACCATGAGAAAATCATATCCCCATCGTATACTCTGCAAGATTCTTTTATATCTGTACGTGCCTTCTCTTTGCCATCACAGTAGCCTTGGCGTAGCTGAGCAATTTTAAGAACTGGTAAGAATTCATCATCTTCAGACTCAGGCCTAAACTTTTGCAATGCCAGCCCATTTTGGAAGTGAGCAACTTTGTCTAAGGGCTTTACTTCCCACCCCTCAGGTATCAAACCCAATTCAGACTCAACTAGCTTTTCTGGGAATAGCGAGGCAGTAGCCGCATCCATCCCCTCAGGTTGCTCACCATTCATCTTGGCTTTTACTGAGTCAAAATCGACAAACCATGACTTGAAAATGGCCTGAGCTATAGCTTCAAGGGTTTGGTTTGTTTGCGCTCCTAGTTGAAGCTTTGCGTCTATGACCGACAACTGGGCAACGATCTTTTTTTGTGTTGATATGTCCGGTATTAATAAAGATAAGCTTCTTTGTGCTGTTAAGCTAAGATAGTCAGCCATGTCAGTTTCACCTTTTCTTGATGAAATCTGGTTTACAAAGTGCTTAGATTGAAGCGCATAGTAAAGATATTGTGGATGAAGAAAAGTATGATCCAATGAGCGCCAAAATGTTGTCTGAGGTGAACATACAAATTTAGGGGAGTTTTCTGGAACAAACGCTATCTTACCAACCGTACCCTTTGTCGAAAGAATAGTATCTAAATCTTTGCCAATCCCTTTTCTTATACGCTGAAAAGCAACATCATTTATGTTTTCTGCTCCAGTAAAATCTAGAGTTCCATTGCAAAAATCGGCAGCTCGAATAAATGCGATACCATCGGCATCAAACTCATTCTTCCTCGGACGGTACTCACCATGATTCCCATCTTGAACAAGAATTAGCTTTTTCTTTTCCAAATCAGCTACGGTAAATTCAGGCCAATTACAACTCATAACCTAACCCCGCTAGGTTCTTCTTGATCTCAGCTTCTAGCGTTGCCGACTTTGCAAACTGCTCACCTAACTTCGAAGTCAGTGTTGCCATTTTCTCAGCAAAAAGAACACCGTCATCCTCTTCTTCAGCAGCACCAACGTAGCGACCCGGAGTCAGAACAAAATCGTGCTTAGTGATTTCTTCTAGCATTGCTGACTTACAGAAACCTGCTTGATCTTCATAACCAACGCCATTAACTTCTTCACCTGTTTTCCAAGCATGGAAGAGGTCTGCGACTTTCTTAATGTCATCGAAGTTAAAGTCACGAAGTACACGGTCTTTCATGTAGCCAAGGTTACGCGCATCAATAAATAACACTTCACCTTTACGACCGCGTAGTTTACGCCCTGCCTTATCAACGCGAGGATTCTTGTTCTTAGTTAAGAACCAGATACAAGCAGGGATTTGTGTGTTGGTAAACAGTTGGCCGGGAAGCGCCACCATACATTCAATCAAGTCATTCTCGATTAACGCCTGACGAATAGTACCTTCGTTGTTGGTCGTTGAACTCATCGAACCATTTGCCAACAGAAGCGCCTGAGAGCCTTCAGGAGCAAGGTGATGAAGCATGTGCTGCATCCATGCGAAGTTAGCGTTACCTGATGGCGGTTGGCCGTATTTGAAGCGAGGATCGTTATCATCTACGCCAGTGTTCCACTCTTTCATGTTGAATGGAGGGTTAGCCATGATGAAGTCAGCACGTAAATCTGGATGCTGTACATTGGTGTAGGTACTTGCAGGCTCTTTACCGAAGTCGTAATCAAGACCACGAATCGCCATGTTCATCGCTGCTAATTGCCACGTTGTATGGTTGTATTCTTGACCGTAGATAGAGATCTTCTGCTTCTGAGTAAGGGCATCAACCTTCTTCTCGTTTGCATGACGCTCGATGAATTTCTCTGATTGAACGAAGAAACCACCAGAACCCATTGCAGGGTCATACACACGACCTTCAAACGGTTCAATCATTTCAACGATCAGCGTTACGATAGAGGCTGGCGTGTAGAACTGACCGCCTTTTTTACCTTCGGCAAGCGCAAACTGACCCAGCATATATTCGTATACATGACCTAGGATATCTTTACTGTTTAGATCGGCATGAACAAACGGAATAGTGGCAATCAGGTTGATAAGTTCGTTAAGCTTGGCTTGGTCAATCTGCATGCCCGAATAGGACTTATTAAGTACGCCTTTCAGTTTCGGGTTATCACGCTCGATGCCTTCAAGTGCGTTATCAATTAGGTGCCCAACAGAAGTGATTTTTTTCGTTTTACCGTCAACATCTAACTCAGCACCACCAATAACCAGCGGGCCATTGTTTTGCAGAAACTGCCAACGGGATTCAATTGGCAGCCAGAACACATTTTTCTCTGTGTAGAAGTCACGTTGCTCAAGCTCAATCTTGATTTCTTCTGCTAGTTCTTCTTCAGAGTAATCGGCAGGATCTAAATAGTATTCGTGCTCAGGGTTAGCAATATCAGCTTTAATCTCATCCTGACGCAACTTAAATGCATCAGAGACGTATTTAACGAAGATTAGACCTAACACTGCGTGTTTGTACTGCGCTGCGTCTAGCGTTGAACGTAGCTTGTCTGCGGCGTTCCAAAGCTTACCTTCAAGCTCTTTCAAATACTGTTGTTCTGTTTGATTCATTAGAAGTTTTCTTGTTATAGAAATATTCCGTCAATCATACCACTGGATACAGCATTGTCTTTGATTTCTGCCTTACTTAAAGAGCATTTTTATGAAGTAAGGAGCACATTATGGAAGCTTGGAATAAAGGAAAGCGTGTAGGTCAGAAGAAAGCCTTCAAGCTAGAGGACATTTGGCGCATCCGTATTCGACTTGAATTGGAAGAACGCTTGTTTGAGTTGGCACTGTTCAATCTAGCCATCGACTGTAAGTTGAGATCCTGTGATTTACGCAACTTGAAAGTTCAAGATGTCAGCCGCAGCGGCTGCGTTATGTCGAGAACCATAGTGAAACAGCAGAAGACTCAGCAAACTTTGTCACAATGGATCATTCAAAACTCATTACAGCCAACAGACTATTTATTCCCAAGCCCACGCCGTGAAGGGCAGCCCATCTCATACCATTACTACACAACCATGGTTAATCGATGGGTTACTGATATAGGACTCGATAAAACGCAATACGGCACACATTCACTGCGCCGCACCAAAGCTTCTTTGATCTACGCTAAAACCAAGAATCTTAGGGCTATTCAATTACTTCTTGGTCATGCTAAGTTAGAAAGCACGGTTGAATACCTTGGCGTCGAGATTGAAGATGCACTAAGGATTTCAGAGAGTTGTGAGACGTGAGGAGCCGTTATGCAATGCCCCGAATGTGAGAATCACTTTGGCTGGGACTGGATTGAAGACGAATGCATTGAACCAAACGAAGAGTTTGATTGCCCAAGCTGTGGTGTGATGCTGCGTTACATCATTGATGAGGGGACGTACTACGGTGCGCAACATAAGACCGTTGAGGTTGTAGATGAATAATTCACTATCTGATAAAGAGCTATTCGTTGAGTGTCCTCAATGTAAAAAGGCTATCAAACAGAAAAACCTTAAACGCCACCTTAGAAAAATACATGGCGAAAAAATAGCGCCTATTCAACTAACATCCTCGTCAGAAACTCCGAGTACCAGCAGAACAACATCTAGATCAGAGCGTTTAAACGCTCTGTTTTCAAAGATAAATCAGGGGCAATATGATAACCAAGACAGTCTAGTTAGGCTCATGAAAAATGCTGAAACTAAAGGCGAAAAAACAATACTAAAAGCAGTGCAACAGCGTTTACGGAAAGTGTTTCCCAAGCTTTATCGTCGATATGTAGGCCCATTAACACTGCGAGACCCATTAGGTAGTAAAAATTGTTACTGCGCCAAACCTACATCACTTCATAATATTGCACACGACATTTTAAGTATGACCATTCCCACGGAAGCACTACAGTGCGACCTTTGTTGGGACGAAGACATTTCAGTTGCATGGGGTGTATATGGGCCTTTTGGAGCAAAAGTGATTGATAAACACACATGGGCGGCTACTTGCTATGAGCGTGGTGATGTGAAGTACGCTACTCATTAAGAATATAATTTATAAGGCTTAATTGAAACCAATGAACAATATAACCTTTACTGACCGTGATGAGTTCAAACGAGAAACTGTCGCTGAAAAAGTAGCTCTATTGCTTGAGTCTTCGATAGATATTTCTCCAATGGTCGTTGATGGTGGATGGGGAACCGGAAAAACAGAGTTTTGCCATAAACTAATCAACTTAATGAAAGGCAAAGATTCGCATCATTTGATTTACGTTGATGCATTTCAGGCTGATCATGCCAACGAACCTTTGCTAACAATACTAGCTGAAATTTTGAAGGTTCTACCTGAAGGTGAGCAACGAGAAAGCTTCGTTCAAAAAGTCTTACCAACAGTTAGGTATGGTCTAAAAACTTTAGCAAAAGCAGGTGTTGCTCATGTTTTAAAACAAGATACAGAAACTGTCCTTGATGGATTTGATAAAGAGATCCAGAAAGTAGCAGACAAAGCGATAGATTCGTCAGTAGAGTCGCTGTTAAAAGATCATATAAAGGCTAATGAAAGCCTAGAAGCTCTGCAAAAAATGATGGCTGATATTACGGAAGAAAAGCCTATTGTAGTATTCATCGATGAACTAGACCGATGTCGACCTGACTTTGCGGTGAATATACTCGAAGTAATTAAGCACACATTCCCTGTTTCTGGTGTTCAGTTTGTCCTAGTGACCAACACAAACCAACTAAAAGCCTCTATTAATCATCGATATGGTGACAGTGTTAACGCTCAACAATATCTTGATAAATTCCTCAAGTTTACTTTCGTACTACCGAACTCCTTTTCAAATCATAGCGGTCTAGAAAAGTCTCTAGCTTCTGTTTTCCACTATCAAAACCTAGTTAACCAAAGCCCCCTTTTGGAATCTCTTAATTTGGCAGAAAATGCCGAGTTTGCTTTAGTAAGGCATGTCATAAGTGAGCATCACCTTTCATTGCGTGAAGTGGAAACACTGGTCAGGTGCATAGAGGTATACCAACAACTCTCAAATGGGCAAGCTCTAGCTAATGGCGTTGTATTCGGATACCGACTACTTAGGCTGTTTGGAGTCATGCTATTTTGCTTTAATAAACAGATAGCTAGCTCGCTTGCTCGTTCAAGAGCTGATGCAAAACAGCTTGCTGAATTCTTTGGTGAACATCAAATAGTTCCCATCCAAGAAGGGTCACTTGATGCCGAACACCATCAAGTAGTCCTTACAATGATCGCGCAAGAATGCTTGTACAGCTCAGACCTGTTTGAGCCTAGTGATGATCATCATGACTCAGAATGGCAACACTTAATCGAAGCCTACTTCCGTCGAGCAGGCTTTCCTCCTAGAAAAGGAGAGCGTACAAAAATCGTAGTGGAAGCAATTCAAATCCTCAATCTAATGTAAATCATATAAAGCTTGGCGATTTAGGCTAATTCCTAAGTCGCTTTTGTCCCGGAGCAAGAAGAAGGTATTATTTTGATGATTCTTTTATGTTCAAACAGATGAAAAAGATTTTTAGCCAGAGGAATTGAACAACTTGAAAACTCTAGATGACATCGAACTCATCAAGGACTTCGATGAAGTGATGGGACAGGAATATGAACGAGCGAAATGTCTTTATAAATCTGCACCAATCCAAACACTGATTATCCTCCGCTCACTGGCAACAAGTATAACTACCTTGATGTTATCCGAGGTTGGTGAAGAGAAACGCGATTCTGATCTATATGATCTAGTAGAGAAACTCCATTCAACAAAACTTATAAACAAAGATATAATTAAATACCTACATCAAATCCGCTTAGAAGGAAACAAAGCTGCCCACCCAGAGCAATTCTCATTAAAAGAAACGGATTTCAGAGAGTTAGCTAGAAATACGCTATTAGTGTTATGTGATACTGTCGATCTTATACGAACCTCATTTCAAGGGCTTCAGCCTACTCAATACGAATTTATCGAGTCTAATGAAACCGAATTAGAGAATTTAACCTACAAAGCTTTGTTCAAAAATGATTCGCAAGCGAAGTATGATGTTGCGATAGCTTTAATACAACAGCGTAATCAGAGGTGGGAACAGACATTCAACAATACAACTAACCAAAGCTATGTCTATTTTTCTGAAGAAGATGGTGATGAACTAAGAAATGCCCTGCATTTCTTGGAGTCTACCTCGAACTGGGCACATTCTGATAGTCGGTTCACTCTTGGGCTCACATATATTAAAGGGTTAGGATGTGAAGTTAATATGCACAAAGGTATTAGCCACCTAAGCTTCGCGGCATACTCGGATCACGATGAAGCCAAAGCATATTATGGTTATTTTCTACTTGAACTAGATGACAAAGATGAGGAAGATATCCGAGAAGCGCTGAGGTTTTTAGATGAATCAGCTCAAAAACGCCACCCTTTAGCTTTGAATACCCTAAGTAAAGTCTATGCCGATGGAAAGCTCGTCAAGAAAGATCTTTTACGATCAATGGAGCTACTAACAGAAGCGGCAAATTCAGGTTACCCAGAATCACAATATAAATTAGCTGAATTTTATCTTAGAGAAGGTGAGTTCGATAACTATTGGGTATATATTGAACAGTCACTGTCAAATGGTTATGTACCAGCATTGCTTAGCGCGGGAAGAACTTTAGTCCGTCAACCACATAACAAAGAACAACTAGTTGAAGCTCTTTCATGTTACAGCAGATATGTTGAAATAAGTAATGATCCAGTTGCTAGATATGAGTTCGGATTACTAATTCTCAAACATGCCGGAGAAAATCCGATTGAAATCAAGAAAGGTCTTGGGGAGTTTATAGCTAGCTATCGGAGCTCAGATTGTCCCATCAAAATCAGAAAAGAAATAGAAAACCTTACTCCAAAGCACTTAAGGGCTCTAGATCGGTTATTTGCAAAAATGTCTCTTACCAAGAAGGAAGAAGATGATTGGACGGCTTTCTATTGCAATTTTGATTCTAAAGGATGCCCTTTTGATTCTCAGAAAAGCATGCTTGACTCTATTTCAGCTTTATCCAATAGCCTACAAACCTCTTCAGCTCAAGATATAAAAAACAATGTAAAGTCAAGATTTTACATGCCAAGTAGAGTTAATACGTCTTCAACTAGAAACCTTACACATCAGAAAATAGGACGAAACGACGTGTGTCCCCTATGCAACTCGGGAAAGAAATATAAGCATTGTTGTGACAGGTAGTTCTCCAATTACATTCTCCCCGCTCCTATTTGGTAATAAATTGGGACAGAAGTCATTTAGAATTATCACTCAATCTCGCTTTTGTCCCAAAAAGTGACAAATGGTACGCTTAGCGTTGATGCTACTTCTAGTGATGTAATACATAAAGTTAAATGGAAATGATAGAACAACACAATAAATATAGCTGGCACAATATCCAGCATTTAGCAGAAGAATACTTCCAATTTTGGAGCACTAAAGAAGATCTTCGTTGGTGTCGCCAAGCGTGGGCTCATTTACATGAAGTAAACTTTTTCGATGAGCTTCCTTATCCAGAAAATCACACATACAAAGCTATAGTTCCTTTCCTAGCATTAATTTATCAACATTTTTCTTTCGATGGAGCTTGGGATGAACATCCTCTTTTTACTAAATTAAGCAAAGAAAAACTGACGAAAATGCTTTGTACTCTCCCCTTAAATAGTGAAGAGTTATTCAATGATCTTGCCGAAGAGTTAAAAAGTCATCTAGACAGTTTGGCTCCCGAATTATGGCTGAGTTATGAAGAAGGCAGCGGGGAAAAAGTATATACTCAACGTTCACGAGCAAACAGGTACGAATTCCTATTAAAATGTACCAACGATCTCTACCTTTGCCCCAACTTTCATGATGTCTACCTTTCAATGTGTGGTTACAAAGGACGCTCTGGAAAGCTAAGTTTCGCTGCTATCTCTGAAATATTTAATCTAGAAGGGCTTATCGTTCCACTTCAACCAGACTAGCCTAAATCAGGTCACTTAAATCTACCTCGCTTTTTCCCTATAGGCCGCTAGTTGGTGTAACAACTTAGTGTCTAGCCATTTGGGGATTACAGACATTCAATCAACACTCACTACAATAAACTTCAATGAGGTACTTTTACAAAAGATATGAAAAAATTAATGAACAAAAATTCGGCAAGTTTAATTACCATTACAGTATGTCTAAGTGCGTCAGTAGACGCAAATGATTGGTTGGACTATTCAAGTAAATTACGAGAAAAAAGTCCCACTGAAATTTTGAGTATTGCTTCCAAGTGTTCGGCTTCCTTGCTTTACCTTACAAACACCGAAAACAGAGAACGTTATGGGAAATACATGATTGAGTATGATAATGTTAGTGAAAATTTGGTAGAGCATGAACTTGCAATGGCACTTCATTATGTAGCAAATATTAATAGAATAGGAGGTATTCCATTCGTAATTGATGTAGAAACAGCGTACCGTTCTTTAGAATCGATGAATCAAGGTTATAGTATCGCAGTTCAAATGGTTAAGTACCACCACTGCAAAAAGTATCCGATATTTATAAAAAACCTTTAATTAAAATTAGTTGTCTTCGGCATTTGAAATTTAAGTACTAGTTATAATCTGGCGGAATTTTGTTTGTTGAGTTAGTTCCCTCTTGTACTGTATTAGATCGTGTTGAAGCCAATATTTGATGAAGAAAAACGTTTTAGATTAATAAACTTAAGGCGTTTATCTGAAGAACATTAGAAAGGGGCATGAATAACTTTAGTTCGGTAATTTAGAACGCAACTCAACTTCTGACAATTCACCATATTTATCTAAAGTCGCCATCAACTCATCAGAGAGAGGCAAATCATATCCCACACGAGGACTCTCAACATATCTATCGTATCGATCTCGAAACCCTCTTAATGAGTTTGCTGAGCATCCTATTAGATCCGCCAAGCTTTGAATTGCTCCAGTTTGGTTCCCAAA
It encodes:
- a CDS encoding DUF4268 domain-containing protein codes for the protein MFKIDKESNRISRIETKRFSDLGFRERDHLQEWLANQPDALGEELLIIQKEFDGFDDTRERLDLLAMDKDGNLIIIENKLDDTGRDVMWQALKYASYCSNLTKSQIVDIYQGYLIKYCGGGDAKSQLCEFLDAPDLSEVVLNSGMNQRLMLVAANFRKEVTSTALWLLNHGIQVQCFKVTPYSMAEDLFLNVEQIIPTPEAKELMIGMNAKEAEEKNTEAELKNRHRIRMAFWERALESMKSSQCDLFNNINPSKDHWLSAGSGVRSCPFTLIFGVREVRVQLEMTRAGGLENKFLFDQLLEQISPIESSFGQPLEWLRLDDKKASRVQLRKEFDGYDREQWQEMIDWLVEHMILLEKAFKFPLQVASDKLKNTTFEGGAET
- a CDS encoding restriction endonuclease subunit S; the protein is MEKKKLILVQDGNHGEYRPRKNEFDADGIAFIRAADFCNGTLDFTGAENINDVAFQRIRKGIGKDLDTILSTKGTVGKIAFVPENSPKFVCSPQTTFWRSLDHTFLHPQYLYYALQSKHFVNQISSRKGETDMADYLSLTAQRSLSLLIPDISTQKKIVAQLSVIDAKLQLGAQTNQTLEAIAQAIFKSWFVDFDSVKAKMNGEQPEGMDAATASLFPEKLVESELGLIPEGWEVKPLDKVAHFQNGLALQKFRPESEDDEFLPVLKIAQLRQGYCDGKEKARTDIKESCRVYDGDMIFSWSGSLMIDLWTGGNAALNQHLFKVTSEEYNLPLYLFWTKHHLVKFQQIAKDKAVTMGHIKRGHLSESLCVIPPKELRDKMDEVLMPLINQGLNLRLQSNQLAALRDTLLPKLLSGEIDLDKVLDV
- a CDS encoding type I restriction-modification system subunit M — its product is MNQTEQQYLKELEGKLWNAADKLRSTLDAAQYKHAVLGLIFVKYVSDAFKLRQDEIKADIANPEHEYYLDPADYSEEELAEEIKIELEQRDFYTEKNVFWLPIESRWQFLQNNGPLVIGGAELDVDGKTKKITSVGHLIDNALEGIERDNPKLKGVLNKSYSGMQIDQAKLNELINLIATIPFVHADLNSKDILGHVYEYMLGQFALAEGKKGGQFYTPASIVTLIVEMIEPFEGRVYDPAMGSGGFFVQSEKFIERHANEKKVDALTQKQKISIYGQEYNHTTWQLAAMNMAIRGLDYDFGKEPASTYTNVQHPDLRADFIMANPPFNMKEWNTGVDDNDPRFKYGQPPSGNANFAWMQHMLHHLAPEGSQALLLANGSMSSTTNNEGTIRQALIENDLIECMVALPGQLFTNTQIPACIWFLTKNKNPRVDKAGRKLRGRKGEVLFIDARNLGYMKDRVLRDFNFDDIKKVADLFHAWKTGEEVNGVGYEDQAGFCKSAMLEEITKHDFVLTPGRYVGAAEEEDDGVLFAEKMATLTSKLGEQFAKSATLEAEIKKNLAGLGYEL
- a CDS encoding tyrosine-type recombinase/integrase; this translates as MEAWNKGKRVGQKKAFKLEDIWRIRIRLELEERLFELALFNLAIDCKLRSCDLRNLKVQDVSRSGCVMSRTIVKQQKTQQTLSQWIIQNSLQPTDYLFPSPRREGQPISYHYYTTMVNRWVTDIGLDKTQYGTHSLRRTKASLIYAKTKNLRAIQLLLGHAKLESTVEYLGVEIEDALRISESCET
- a CDS encoding KAP family P-loop NTPase fold protein, which translates into the protein MNNITFTDRDEFKRETVAEKVALLLESSIDISPMVVDGGWGTGKTEFCHKLINLMKGKDSHHLIYVDAFQADHANEPLLTILAEILKVLPEGEQRESFVQKVLPTVRYGLKTLAKAGVAHVLKQDTETVLDGFDKEIQKVADKAIDSSVESLLKDHIKANESLEALQKMMADITEEKPIVVFIDELDRCRPDFAVNILEVIKHTFPVSGVQFVLVTNTNQLKASINHRYGDSVNAQQYLDKFLKFTFVLPNSFSNHSGLEKSLASVFHYQNLVNQSPLLESLNLAENAEFALVRHVISEHHLSLREVETLVRCIEVYQQLSNGQALANGVVFGYRLLRLFGVMLFCFNKQIASSLARSRADAKQLAEFFGEHQIVPIQEGSLDAEHHQVVLTMIAQECLYSSDLFEPSDDHHDSEWQHLIEAYFRRAGFPPRKGERTKIVVEAIQILNLM
- a CDS encoding DUF4145 domain-containing protein, whose amino-acid sequence is MKTLDDIELIKDFDEVMGQEYERAKCLYKSAPIQTLIILRSLATSITTLMLSEVGEEKRDSDLYDLVEKLHSTKLINKDIIKYLHQIRLEGNKAAHPEQFSLKETDFRELARNTLLVLCDTVDLIRTSFQGLQPTQYEFIESNETELENLTYKALFKNDSQAKYDVAIALIQQRNQRWEQTFNNTTNQSYVYFSEEDGDELRNALHFLESTSNWAHSDSRFTLGLTYIKGLGCEVNMHKGISHLSFAAYSDHDEAKAYYGYFLLELDDKDEEDIREALRFLDESAQKRHPLALNTLSKVYADGKLVKKDLLRSMELLTEAANSGYPESQYKLAEFYLREGEFDNYWVYIEQSLSNGYVPALLSAGRTLVRQPHNKEQLVEALSCYSRYVEISNDPVARYEFGLLILKHAGENPIEIKKGLGEFIASYRSSDCPIKIRKEIENLTPKHLRALDRLFAKMSLTKKEEDDWTAFYCNFDSKGCPFDSQKSMLDSISALSNSLQTSSAQDIKNNVKSRFYMPSRVNTSSTRNLTHQKIGRNDVCPLCNSGKKYKHCCDR